Proteins encoded by one window of Mustelus asterias chromosome 9, sMusAst1.hap1.1, whole genome shotgun sequence:
- the LOC144498599 gene encoding uncharacterized protein LOC144498599 isoform X1 has protein sequence MGPSDTEERNSMMDSSSTDDNSFEFRILMAYAKKTLPIDIAPKAGKGKPDKASAEGSSEGAAHNVGSNEQAKVELRQTDKTESAGKERSRARKSKGKKKSIWKRIPCLRGESEKSNTPFEGMDEEDGSFKSSYKVAGPEAECEPEPSVNEVAEMLQKIIGLPLKATFEMTHSCSLEVDATEDEQRALDQIIAILTTQGDTIEEEIKKDSNITRLLGEKPSLTIFKQVMDSVLEVALPTKMNSDEESETARKLRIAFVVHATTRFAAVSHHPMAQIMGFGAKYLQENCTTWVTQKGGWAKLLEEEHID, from the exons ATGGGTCCATCTGATACGGAAGAGAGGAATTCCATGATGGACTCCAGTTCCACAGATGACAACAGCTTTGAGTTTAGAATATTGATGGCCTATGCAAAAAAGACTTTGCCAATAGATATAGCACCTAAAGCTGGAAAAGGGAAACCAGACAAGGCTTCagctgaagggagcagtgagggtgcAGCACACAATGTTGGTTCAAATGAACAAGCAAAAGTTGAACTAAGGCAAACGGACAAAACTGAATCTGCTGGAAAAGAGAGAAGTCGTGCTCGGAAATCCAAAGGCAAGAAGAAATCTATATGGAAAAGAATTCCATGTCTACGAGGAGAATCAGAAAAATCCAATACTCCTTTTGAAGGAATGGATGAAGAGGATGGGTCTTTCAAATCTTCATATAAAGTTGCTGGCCCAGAAGCAGAATGTG AGCCAGAGCCTTCTGTTAATGAGGTTGCTGAAATGTTGCAGAAAATTATTGGGCTACCTTTAAAGGCTACCTTTGAGATGACTCATTCTTGCAGTTTGGAAGTTGATGCTACTG AAGATGAACAGAGAGCCTTGGACCAGATTATTGCAATCTTGACCACTCAAGGAGACACTATAGAAGAAGAA ATTAAAAAGGACTCCAACATTACCAGGCTACTTGGTGAAAAACCATCACTTACAATTTTTAAACAAGTTATGGATTCTGTTCTGGAAGTAGCCTTGCCTACAAAAATGAATTCTGAcgaggagagtgaaacagcgagaaagTTGAGGATTGCTTTTGTCGTACATGCAACCACTAGGTTTGCGGCAGTTAGTCATCACCCAATGGCTCAAATTATGGGTTTTGGAGCAAAGTACCTGCAGGAAAATTGCACCACCTGGGTTACGCAGAAAGGAGGCTGG gcAAAGTTATTGGAGGAGGAACACATCGACTGA
- the LOC144498599 gene encoding uncharacterized protein LOC144498599 isoform X2, with protein MGPSDTEERNSMMDSSSTDDNSFEFRILMAYAKKTLPIDIAPKAGKGKPDKASAEGSSEGAAHNVGSNEQAKVELRQTDKTESAGKERSRARKSKGKKKSIWKRIPCLRGESEKSNTPFEGMDEEDGSFKSSYKVAGPEAECEPSVNEVAEMLQKIIGLPLKATFEMTHSCSLEVDATEDEQRALDQIIAILTTQGDTIEEEIKKDSNITRLLGEKPSLTIFKQVMDSVLEVALPTKMNSDEESETARKLRIAFVVHATTRFAAVSHHPMAQIMGFGAKYLQENCTTWVTQKGGWAKLLEEEHID; from the exons ATGGGTCCATCTGATACGGAAGAGAGGAATTCCATGATGGACTCCAGTTCCACAGATGACAACAGCTTTGAGTTTAGAATATTGATGGCCTATGCAAAAAAGACTTTGCCAATAGATATAGCACCTAAAGCTGGAAAAGGGAAACCAGACAAGGCTTCagctgaagggagcagtgagggtgcAGCACACAATGTTGGTTCAAATGAACAAGCAAAAGTTGAACTAAGGCAAACGGACAAAACTGAATCTGCTGGAAAAGAGAGAAGTCGTGCTCGGAAATCCAAAGGCAAGAAGAAATCTATATGGAAAAGAATTCCATGTCTACGAGGAGAATCAGAAAAATCCAATACTCCTTTTGAAGGAATGGATGAAGAGGATGGGTCTTTCAAATCTTCATATAAAGTTGCTGGCCCAGAAGCAGAATGTG AGCCTTCTGTTAATGAGGTTGCTGAAATGTTGCAGAAAATTATTGGGCTACCTTTAAAGGCTACCTTTGAGATGACTCATTCTTGCAGTTTGGAAGTTGATGCTACTG AAGATGAACAGAGAGCCTTGGACCAGATTATTGCAATCTTGACCACTCAAGGAGACACTATAGAAGAAGAA ATTAAAAAGGACTCCAACATTACCAGGCTACTTGGTGAAAAACCATCACTTACAATTTTTAAACAAGTTATGGATTCTGTTCTGGAAGTAGCCTTGCCTACAAAAATGAATTCTGAcgaggagagtgaaacagcgagaaagTTGAGGATTGCTTTTGTCGTACATGCAACCACTAGGTTTGCGGCAGTTAGTCATCACCCAATGGCTCAAATTATGGGTTTTGGAGCAAAGTACCTGCAGGAAAATTGCACCACCTGGGTTACGCAGAAAGGAGGCTGG gcAAAGTTATTGGAGGAGGAACACATCGACTGA